DNA from Gephyromycinifex aptenodytis:
GCGATCTCGATGAGTTTCTGGTGGCGTCGCTGCAGCGAGCAGTCCCGGTCGTGTAGGTGGACGACGGCGCCGGTGCCGTCGCCGAGGACCTGCGCTTCGATGTGGCGGGCGGCGCCGACGAGCCGCTCAAGGTAGACGTCGCCGTTACCGAAGGCCCGCAACGCCTCCGAGGAGGCACGGTCATAGGCCTGCGGCAGCTCGGCGGCGTCGGTGACGACGCGCATCCCGCGACCACCGCCCCCGGCGATGGCTTTGACGACGACCCCCTCGCCGCCGTGTTCGGCGAAGAACGTGTGCGCCTGCTCCAGCGTGGTCGGGCCGGTGGTCGCGGGCAAGACGGGAACCCCGTGTTCGCGGGCCAGGTCGCGAGCGCGGGACTTGTCACCGAAGAGGTCGAGTTGGGCGGGGGTGGGTCCGGCGAAAGCCAGGCCCGCCTGCTCACACGCGGCGGCGAACTGGGCGTTCTCGGACAGGAAGCCGTAGCCGGGAGCGACGATGTCGCACCCGGAGGCGGTCGCCACCTCGACGAGGGCCGGGATCGACAGGTACGCTGCCGCTCCTTCACCGGGCAGCAGGTGCGCTTCGTCGGCGAGGCGGGTGTGGGGAGCGTCGCGTTCAGCGCGGGTGAATACGGCGACGCTGCGCATACCGAGTTCAGCTGCCGCTCGTTCTAGGCGGACGGCGATCTCGCCCCGGTTGGCGATGAAAACGGTGCTCACAGATCTCTCCTGAAGGTTCCACGTGAAACGGCGAACTCGCGGGGTGGCGGCAAGGTCATGGACGGGCGGCGACGCGTACGGGCCGGCGAACTACCCGGGCCTCACCCCCAGCCCCGAGGCGGGCGGTCCCGTCGGCGACCTCGTCCAGGCGTAACCGTTCGGGTCTGCGTTGGTACTGGCCGCGGCCCGCCAGCACGTCGGACAAGTCGGCTGGGGCGGCCAATCGCTGCACGCCGATCTGGTCGAGACCGGCTGGGGAACAGGTGGTCCGAACGGCGCAGCACGTCGCGGGGTTCGCCGAGTTCGTGGATTCGCCGGGCTCTCATGACTCTCCTTCGGCGCCGGGGCGGCCCGGGGCCGGCAGAGGCGGCTTGCCGGTGGGGGTGGGCAGGTCGGGGCGCGTCAGACCCAGGGCATTGGTCCACAGACGGGTCGCGGTGTCGGCGAGCAGGTTCAGGTCGGCGTCGCTCACGGTGCCGTCGGCTTCTGCCAGCGCGTGCACCGCCAGGCGCGAGACCATGCTGGACAGGGCGGAGGCGGCGAGGTCGGCGTCCAGATCGGGGTCGGCCAGGCCGCGTTGTTGCAGGTCACAGATGGAGCGGGCATTGCGTTCGACGAAGACGGCGCGGCGGCGTGCCCGCAGCTCGCGCCAGCGTGGTTCAACGAGTGCCGCCTGGTCCAGCAGGCTGACGATGCGGGCGTGGCGACGGTAGGCGGCCAGGTAGGCGTAGTTGCCAGCGCGGATGACGGCGACGGGGTCGCCGGTGTCTGCCGGCTTGGGCCCGGGGTGCAGGATCTCGTCTTCAACTTCGTGAATGACAGCGTCGAACGCGGCGTCCTTGCTGTCGAAGTAGGTGTAGAAGCTGCCGATGGCGCATCCGGCTTCGGCGGCGATGTCGACGAGGCGCGCCTCAAGGTAGCCGTCGCGTTCGAAGACGCGTCGGGCGGCCGCGACGAGGACTGCTCGGCTGCGTTCGCCGCGCCGGGTGGATGGTTCACGCAGGCGCGCGGGGTCGACCAGGCGGGGTAGGTGCAGGTCGGACGTCATCCGGCGCTCTGTGCGTCGGGCCGGACCAGGCCGGGGTTGTCGAAGTGGACGGCGAGCTCGGCGGCTGTGCTCGCGGCGTCG
Protein-coding regions in this window:
- a CDS encoding TetR/AcrR family transcriptional regulator, translated to MTSDLHLPRLVDPARLREPSTRRGERSRAVLVAAARRVFERDGYLEARLVDIAAEAGCAIGSFYTYFDSKDAAFDAVIHEVEDEILHPGPKPADTGDPVAVIRAGNYAYLAAYRRHARIVSLLDQAALVEPRWRELRARRRAVFVERNARSICDLQQRGLADPDLDADLAASALSSMVSRLAVHALAEADGTVSDADLNLLADTATRLWTNALGLTRPDLPTPTGKPPLPAPGRPGAEGES